Proteins encoded in a region of the Ursus arctos isolate Adak ecotype North America unplaced genomic scaffold, UrsArc2.0 scaffold_2, whole genome shotgun sequence genome:
- the FMO2 gene encoding flavin-containing monooxygenase 2 isoform X2, whose amino-acid sequence MAKKVAVIGAGVSGLVSLKCCVDEGLEPTCFERTEDIGGLWRFKENVEDGRASIYQSVITNTSKEMSCFSDFPMPEDFPNFLHNSKLLEYFRIFARKFDLLKYIQFQTTVLSVKKRLDFSSSGQWEVVTESNNKKQSAVFDAVMVCSGHHILPHIPLESFPGIERFKGQYFHSRQYKHPEGLEGKHILVIGLGNSASDIAVELSKKAAQVFISTRHGSWVMGRISEDGYPWDMVFHTRFRSMLRNVLPQVIRKWMMEQQMNQWFNHENYGLEPQNKYLMKEPVLNDDLPSRILYGAIKVKPRVKELTETSAIFEDGTVEEKIDVIVFATGYTFSFPFLEDSLIKVEDKMVSLYKYMFPPHLEKSTLACIGLIQPLGSIFPTVELQARWATRVFKGLCTLPSERTMVADIIKRNEERIDLFGKSQSQTLQSNYIDYLDELALEIGAKPDILSLLLRDPKLAVKLYFGPCNSYQYRLTGPGQWKGAKNAILTQKQRILKPLKTRVLKASSDFPVSFLLKILGLLALAVALFFQLQWF is encoded by the exons GAAAATGTTGAAGATGGCCGAGCGAGTATCTATCAGTCTGTCATCACCAACACCAGCAAAGAAATGTCTTGTTTCAGTGACTTCCCAATGCCTGAAGACTTTCCAAACTTCCTGCACAATTCTAAGCTCCTGGAATATTTCAGGATTTTTGCCAGAAAGTTCGATCTTCTAAAATATATTCAGTTCCAG ACAACTGTCCTCAGTGTGAAAAAACGCTTGGATTTCTCATCCTCTGGCCAATGGGAGGTTGTTACTGAGAGCAACAACAAGAAGCAAAGTGCTGTCTTTGATGCAGTTATGGTTTGCAGTGGCCATCACATCCTCCCTCACATCCCACTGGAGTCATTTCCAG GTATCGAGAGGTTCAAAGGCCAGTATTTCCATAGCCGCCAATACAAGCACCCAGAGGGACTTGAAGGGAAACATATCCTGGTGATTGGACTAGGAAACTCGGCCTCAGATATTGCCGTTGAGCTGAGTAAGAAGGCTGCTCAG GTATTTATCAGCACCAGACACGGTTCCTGGGTCATGGGCCGTATCTCTGAAGATGGCTATCCCTGGGACATGGTGTTCCATACGCGGTTTAGGTCCATGCTCCGAAATGTCCTGCCACAAGTGATTCGAAAATGGATGATGGAACAGCAGATGAACCAGTGGTTCAACCACGAAAATTATGGCCTTGAGCCTCAAAACAA ATATCTTATGAAAGAGCCTGTACTAAATGATGATCTTCCAAGTCGTATACTCTACGGAGCCATCAAGGTGAAACCGAGAGTGAAAGAGCTCACAGAAACTTCTGCCATCTTTGAAGACGGAACAGTGGAGGAGAAGATTGATGTCATTGTCTTTGCAACAGGATatactttctcttttccatttcttgaagATTCACTTATTAAAGTAGAGGATAAGATGGTCTCACTGTATAAATACATGTTCCCTCCTCACCTGGAGAAGTCCACTCTGGCGTGCATTGGTCTCATCCAGCCCCTAGGTTCCATTTTCCCAACTGTCGAACTTCAAGCTCGTTGGGCAACCAGGGTTTTCAAAG GCTTGTGTACCTTGCCCTCGGAGAGGACTATGGTGGCAGACATTATCAAgaggaatgaagaaagaatagatct GTTTGGAAAGAGCCAGAGCCAGACGCTGCAGTCCAATTACATCGACTACTTGGACGAGCTCGCCTTAGAGATAGGTGCGAAGCCAGACATCCTGTCTCTCTTGCTGAGAGACCCCAAACTGGCTGTGAAGCTCTATTTCGGACCCTGCAACTCCTACCAGTACCGCCTCACTGGGCCCGGGCAGTGGAAGGGAGCCAAGAATGCCATCCTCACCCAGAAACAACGGATACTGAAGCCTTTGAAGACACGGGTACTAAAAGCTTCATCTGATTTCCCAGTTTCCTTCCTGTTGAAAATCCTAGGGCTTCTTGCTCTTGCTGTGGCCCTTTTTTTTCAGCTTCAGTGGTTCTAA